A portion of the Toxotes jaculatrix isolate fToxJac2 chromosome 16, fToxJac2.pri, whole genome shotgun sequence genome contains these proteins:
- the dync2i2 gene encoding WD repeat-containing protein 34, with protein sequence MFADEALDSVSVRSLWRNSHQSEQESRGCQTRAVLSAEAEIQTTSTAVSCTQTEPQDQVTEQLFQQNHDEPEPPGLKDFLQRVEDTVIRELVKNARSHAFDGFQANWVDHSQLVSCLHCLQHPIAQERGLHVTSVSWNCTGSVIACAYGRIDDGCWSTERSYVCTWNLDRRALSPKQADLVIDVPTAVTALCCHPNQPALIAGGLYSGEVVVWDTSQTQDPVLALTGMSADSHREPVYQVAWVPLQKKGEFGVLSASSGGRVLLWMVDSDQGGFVLNAAYALVRQQVPHSSSDTFKARGSSTVGVTSLALSPWDPDTFLVGSEGGLLLRCSLSSKTLAATASEGQSVTLRAPAVFSFRPRSGPIHSIHCSPFHRNLFVSAGTDGLAHVHSMLQADPLLSLRVSESYVFQVQWSPTRPLVFAAATGQGEVQIFDLGRRSLRPAATIQQGAAGQAATCLSFNRQNPHLLAVGSADGKIGVWQLSTDLTEQRPRESSQLEQIANQMAE encoded by the exons ATGTTTGCTGACGAAGCTCTGGACTCAGTGAGTGTCCGGTCACTGTGGCGGAACTCCCATCAGTCTGAGCAGGAGTCG AGAGGCTGCCAGACCAGAGCGGTGCTCAGTGCTGAGGCAGAGATCCAGACTACATCCACTGCCGTCAGCTGTACCCAGACGGAGCCACAGGACCAAGTAACGGAGCAGCTCTTCCAACAAAACCATGACGAGCCAGAGCCTCCAGGCCTGAAGGACTTCCTGCAGCGGGTTGAGGACACGGTCATCAGAGAATTGGTCAAAAATGCCAGGAGTCATGCCTTTGATGGGTTCCAGGCCAACTGGGTTGATCACAGTCAGCTG GTTTCATGCCTCCATTGCCTTCAACATCCCATCGCTCAAGAGAGAGGTCTTCATGTAACAAGCGTGTCCTGGAATTGTACGGGTTCAGTTATTGCCTGTGCATATGGCCG GATCGACGATGGATGCTGGAGCACCGAGAGGTCGTACGTTTGCACGTGGAATCTGGATCGCCGAGCCCTCAGCCCCAAACAAGCAGACCTGGTCATAGATGTTCCCACTGCAGTCACCGCTCTGTGCTGTCATCCCAACCAGCCGGCCCTCATCGCAG GGGGTTTGTACAGTGGAGAGGTGGTGGTCTGGGACACCAGTCAGACTCAGGATCCTGTGCTGGCCCTAACTGGGATGTCAGCAGACAGCCACAGGGAGCCTGTTTATCAG GTTGCATGGGTACCTCTGCAGAAGAAAGGGGAGTTTGGGGTGCTGAGTGCCAGTTCAGGAGGACGGGTGCTGCTGTGGATGGTGGACTCCGACCAGGGCGGGTTTGTCCTGAATGCCGCCTACGCCTTAGTACGACAGCAGGTTCCTCACAGCAGCAGCGACACCTTCAAG GCCCGAGGCAGCAGCACCGTGGGTGTCACCTCCCTGGCCCTGTCTCCCTGGGACCCTGACACCTTCCTGGTGGGCTCTGAGGGCGGCCTGCTGCTCAGATGCTCCTTATCCTCCAAGACCCTGGCGGCCACAGCCTCCGAGGGCCAGAGCGTGACGCTGAGAGCTCCAGCAGTCTTCTCATTCAGGCCTCGCAGCGGCCCCATCCACTCCATCCACTGCTCCCCTTTCCACAG GAACCTGTTTGTGAGCGCAGGGACTGACGGTCTGGCCCACGTCCACTCTATGCTGCAGGCGgaccctcttctctctctcagggttTCAGAGTCCTACGTGTTTCAGGTGCAGTGGTCTCCAACCAGACCACTGGTGTTTGCTGCAGCCACAGGACAAG gtGAGGTGCAGATATTTGACCTGGGCCGCAGGTCTCTGAGACCAGCAGCCACCATCCAGCAGGGAGCAGCAGGCCAAGCTGCGACTTGTTTGTCCTTCAACCGTCAGAACCCCCACCTCTTGGCCGTGGGGAGCGCAGACGGGAAAATCGGTGTTTGGCAGCTGAGCACGGATTTGACGGAGCAGAGACCCAGAGAGAGCAGCCAGCTGGAGCAGATAGCCAATCAGATGGCAGAATGA
- the LOC121195808 gene encoding protein SET-like — MSASSAKVSRKENSNHDGADETSEKEQQEAIEHIDEVQNEIDRLNEQASEEILKVEQKYNKLRQPFFQKRSELIAKIPNFWVTTFVNHPQVSALLGEEDEEALHYLSRVEVTEFEDIKSGYRIDFYFDENPYFENKALSKEFNVNESGDPVSKSTEIKWKAGKDLTKRTGQTPNKAGKKRQHEEPESFFTWFTDHSDAGADELGEVIKDDIWPNPLQYYLVPDMEDEEGDGDDDDDEEEGLEDIDEGEEEEGEDEDEDGDGEDGEDDGEDD, encoded by the exons ATGTCGGCCTCATCGGCGAAAGTCAGTAGGAAGGAGAATTCAAATCACGACGGAGCGGACGAGACCTCTG aaAAAGAGCAACAGGAAGCCATTGAACACATTGACGAAGTACAGAATGAAATTGACAG ACTGAACGAACAGGCTAGCGAAGAAATTTTAAAAGTAGAGCAGAAGTACAACAAATTACGCCAGCCGTTCTTTCAGAAGCGATCAGAACTCATAGCCAAAATCCCCAACTTCTGGGTCACAACATTCGTCAACCATCCACAAG TCTCAGCTCTTCTTggggaggaggacgaggaagcACTTCATTACTTGTCGAGGGTGGAGGTCACCGAGTTCGAGGATATCAAGTCTGGATATAGAATAGATTTT TATTTTGATGAGAATCCGTACTTTGAGAACAAAGCCCTCTCCAAAGAGTTTAATGTAAACGAGAGCGGAGATCCTGTTTCCAAATCCACTGAAATCAAATGGAAAGCTGGAAAG GACCTGACGAAGCGCACGGGTCAGACGCCAAACAAAGCTGGGAAGAAAAGGCAGCATGAGGAGCCGGAGAGCTTCTTCACCTGGTTCACCGACCACTCGGACGCGGGGGCCGATGAGCTGGGGGAAGTGATCAAGGACGACATCTGGCCCAACCCCCTGCAGTACTACCTG GTCCCTGACATGGAAGATGAGGAAGGTGACGGcgatgacgacgatgatgaagaggagggtcTGGAAGATATTGacgagggggaggaagaggaaggcgAGGATGAGGACGAGGACGGGGATGGGGAAGATGGAGAG gatGATGGTGAGGATGATTAA